The following are encoded in a window of Paraburkholderia hospita genomic DNA:
- a CDS encoding Tim44 domain-containing protein yields the protein MFMQFVNHLRRAAGAVTRGTAALGLAGLLALGAVASNDAEAKRVGGSQSIGRQSQSASPSGQVQQRQQAQPAQQATQAPAAAAGNRWMGPLAGLAAGLGIAALLSSFGLGEGLAQMLSNALLIGLVVFAGVMLFRFIANRRRPDLAYGHGAANRQQSNGSQFLNQIRQARPEATPMGWPRAAMNSTGAAGAVQAPELALGPDQAAFLASAKTLFMRLQGAWDRNEQGDLFELTTPEMFRRLKMDLEARGREPSVTEVTQLDAEVLGTESNVEETLVSVRFYGQMREDDAQTAQPFQEIWNLVRNAQGDQAWRVAGIQQMNH from the coding sequence ATGTTCATGCAATTCGTCAATCACCTTCGACGTGCTGCCGGTGCGGTAACGCGCGGGACGGCAGCGCTCGGTCTGGCGGGACTGCTTGCCCTCGGCGCGGTGGCGTCGAATGATGCCGAAGCGAAGCGGGTGGGCGGCAGTCAAAGCATCGGGCGCCAGTCGCAGTCGGCGTCGCCGTCCGGGCAGGTGCAACAACGCCAGCAAGCCCAGCCGGCGCAACAGGCAACGCAGGCGCCTGCTGCCGCGGCAGGTAACCGCTGGATGGGCCCGCTCGCCGGCCTCGCCGCCGGCCTTGGCATTGCGGCGTTGTTGTCATCGTTTGGGCTGGGTGAAGGGCTCGCGCAAATGCTGTCGAATGCGCTGCTCATCGGGCTGGTGGTTTTCGCCGGCGTGATGCTGTTCCGCTTTATCGCCAACCGGCGTCGTCCGGATCTGGCTTATGGACATGGTGCCGCGAACCGGCAGCAATCGAACGGCTCACAATTTCTCAATCAGATCCGGCAAGCGCGGCCTGAAGCGACGCCCATGGGCTGGCCGCGCGCAGCGATGAATTCGACGGGTGCTGCAGGCGCCGTGCAGGCACCGGAACTTGCGCTCGGGCCCGATCAGGCTGCCTTTCTGGCGTCGGCAAAGACCCTGTTCATGCGTCTTCAAGGCGCGTGGGACAGGAACGAACAGGGTGACCTGTTCGAGTTGACGACGCCGGAAATGTTCAGGCGGCTCAAGATGGACCTGGAAGCCCGCGGTCGCGAGCCGAGCGTGACGGAAGTCACGCAGCTCGATGCCGAGGTGCTGGGCACGGAAAGCAACGTGGAGGAAACGCTGGTCAGCGTTCGCTTTTACGGTCAAATGCGGGAGGACGACGCACAGACGGCCCAGCCGTTCCAGGAAATCTGGAACCTGGTCAGGAACGCACAGGGCGACCAGGCGTGGCGAGTGGCGGGCATCCAGCAGATGAACCACTAA
- a CDS encoding dicarboxylate/amino acid:cation symporter gives MAAHKPLYRSLYFQVIVAIIAGMLLGFFAPHTGEAMKPLGDAFIKLIKMIIAPIIFCTVVVGIAGMEDMKKVGKTGGLALLYFEIVSGLALVVGLLIVNVVQPGAGMNVDPKTLDAKAVATVTSGRKMESTTEFLMNIIPSTVVDAFAKGEILQVLLFALMFGFALHWFGGRGTLIFDFVEKISHVFFRIVGIIMKVAPIGAFGAMAFTIGKYGIGSMLSLGKLMLTFYATCLLFVFVVLGLIAWFHGFSVWKLIKYLKEELFIVLGTSSSEAALPRVMVKLENLGAKKSVVGLVIPTGYSFNLDGTSIYLTLAAIFIAQATNTPLDLTHQLTLLAVLLLTSKGAAGVTGSGFIVLAATLSAVGHVPVAGLALILGIDRFMSEARALTNFIGNAVATLVVAKWTNELDQPRMRRVLDNETPEEADEPEKVFDRTDETMPIATAGARSPNV, from the coding sequence ATGGCTGCGCACAAACCGCTTTACAGATCACTTTACTTTCAGGTGATCGTCGCGATCATCGCCGGTATGCTGCTGGGATTTTTCGCTCCGCACACTGGCGAAGCGATGAAGCCGCTCGGCGACGCGTTCATCAAACTGATCAAGATGATCATCGCCCCCATCATCTTCTGCACGGTGGTCGTCGGCATCGCCGGGATGGAAGACATGAAGAAAGTGGGCAAGACAGGCGGGCTGGCGTTGCTCTATTTTGAAATCGTCAGCGGCCTTGCCCTGGTGGTCGGATTGTTGATCGTCAACGTGGTCCAGCCCGGTGCCGGCATGAACGTGGACCCGAAGACGCTGGACGCGAAGGCGGTCGCTACCGTCACCAGCGGACGCAAGATGGAGAGCACCACCGAATTCCTGATGAACATCATCCCGTCGACCGTGGTCGATGCATTCGCCAAGGGCGAGATACTTCAGGTTCTGTTGTTCGCGCTCATGTTCGGCTTCGCTTTGCACTGGTTCGGCGGCAGAGGCACGCTGATATTCGACTTTGTGGAGAAGATCTCCCACGTGTTCTTCCGCATTGTCGGCATCATCATGAAAGTGGCGCCGATCGGCGCGTTTGGCGCGATGGCCTTCACCATCGGCAAATACGGCATCGGCAGCATGCTCTCTCTTGGGAAGCTGATGCTCACGTTCTATGCGACCTGTCTTCTCTTCGTCTTCGTCGTGCTAGGACTGATTGCCTGGTTCCATGGTTTCAGCGTATGGAAGTTGATCAAGTACCTCAAGGAAGAACTGTTTATCGTACTTGGAACGTCTTCATCGGAAGCCGCTCTGCCTCGCGTGATGGTGAAGCTGGAGAATCTTGGCGCGAAGAAGTCGGTGGTTGGCCTGGTCATTCCAACCGGGTATTCCTTCAACCTCGATGGCACGTCGATCTATCTCACCCTGGCTGCCATCTTTATCGCCCAGGCGACCAACACGCCGCTGGACCTCACGCATCAGCTCACGTTGCTCGCCGTATTGCTGCTGACCTCTAAAGGCGCTGCCGGCGTGACGGGCAGCGGGTTCATCGTGCTTGCGGCAACCTTGTCTGCCGTCGGGCATGTACCCGTTGCTGGGCTTGCGCTTATTCTTGGGATCGACCGCTTCATGTCCGAAGCGCGCGCGTTGACGAATTTCATCGGCAATGCTGTGGCTACGCTGGTGGTCGCCAAATGGACCAACGAACTGGACCAACCCAGAATGCGCCGGGTCCTGGATAACGAAACGCCGGAAGAGGCGGACGAACCGGAAAAAGTGTTTGACCGTACAGACGAAACAATGCCTATCGCTACGGCGGGAGCGCGATCGCCTAACGTCTGA
- the nhaR gene encoding transcriptional activator NhaR gives MNFKHLHYFWVAAHAGGIVRAGEQLHISPQTLSGQIKLLEEALDKKLFRKSGRTIELTDAGRLVLDYADEIFSLGSELESAVRRENESGAQTRFRVGIADSVPKAIAYRLLEPALGAPVSLRMICHEGKLHALLAQLAVHRLDLIIADAPIPADVNIKAFNHRLGRSTLSCFGAESLVQTARKRFPLSLGQLPVLLPGTESAVRRKLDHWLASHAISPRIVGEFDDGAMTMAFGREGRGLLFAPTALESQLQAEHKLTMVGQINTIVEEFFAISIERRISHPAVAMIMDAARSELFNG, from the coding sequence GTGAACTTCAAGCATCTGCATTACTTTTGGGTTGCGGCGCACGCGGGAGGGATCGTCCGCGCTGGCGAGCAGTTGCACATCTCGCCGCAGACGCTCAGCGGCCAGATCAAACTGCTCGAAGAAGCGCTGGATAAGAAACTGTTCAGGAAGAGTGGGCGCACGATCGAACTGACCGATGCTGGCCGGCTGGTGCTCGACTACGCGGACGAGATCTTCTCGCTGGGCTCGGAACTCGAGAGCGCGGTGCGGCGCGAAAACGAATCCGGCGCGCAAACGCGGTTTCGGGTCGGAATCGCGGATTCAGTTCCGAAGGCAATCGCGTACCGGCTGCTGGAACCCGCGCTGGGCGCGCCCGTGTCGCTGCGTATGATCTGTCACGAAGGCAAGCTGCATGCGCTGCTCGCGCAACTGGCCGTGCACCGCCTCGACCTGATCATCGCGGATGCCCCCATTCCCGCCGACGTCAACATCAAGGCGTTCAATCACCGGCTCGGCCGTTCGACGCTGAGCTGCTTCGGCGCGGAGTCGCTGGTCCAAACCGCCAGGAAACGCTTCCCGTTGTCGCTCGGTCAGTTGCCGGTGTTGCTGCCCGGCACGGAATCCGCAGTGCGCCGAAAGCTGGACCACTGGCTGGCGTCACATGCCATTTCGCCGCGCATCGTCGGCGAATTCGACGACGGAGCGATGACCATGGCGTTCGGCCGCGAGGGCCGCGGCCTGCTGTTCGCGCCAACCGCGCTGGAGAGCCAGTTACAGGCTGAGCACAAACTGACGATGGTCGGGCAGATCAACACCATCGTCGAAGAGTTCTTTGCGATCTCGATTGAGCGCCGCATCAGTCATCCGGCTGTCGCGATGATCATGGACGCGGCGCGAAGCGAATTGTTCAATGGTTAG
- a CDS encoding dicarboxylate/amino acid:cation symporter, whose product MNRKNAAAIWILIAMLVGIGIGYMIYTSFPDKKAATEIAGYISLVSDVFLRLIKMVIGPLVFSTLVVGIAHMGDAASVGRVFAKALGWFVTASLISLLLGLLMSNLLKPGENLGLPLPDIGASANLATAKFTLKDFVGHMVPRSFAESMANNEILQIVVFSMFFGVALAALGEKGKVLVAAIDQLSHVMLKITGYVMKLAPLAVLAAMAATVAVNGLTILLKFAVFMGDFYLSLFLLWAVLTAAGFVFLGPRVFKLLALIKEAFMLSFATASSEAAYPKILDALDRFGVNRKISSFVMPMGYSFNLDGSMMYCTFATLFIAQAYNMHLSLGTQLTMLLILMLTSKGMAGVPRASLVVIAATLNQFGIPEAGLLLILGVDTFLDMGRSATNAVGNSIASAVVGKWEGELLSEADAEANAARIDAELGATLAHPAES is encoded by the coding sequence ATGAACAGAAAAAATGCCGCGGCCATCTGGATTCTGATTGCGATGCTGGTGGGCATCGGGATCGGCTACATGATCTACACGAGCTTTCCTGACAAGAAGGCTGCCACGGAGATCGCGGGCTACATCTCGCTGGTGTCGGACGTGTTCCTGCGTTTGATCAAGATGGTGATTGGCCCGCTCGTCTTTTCGACGCTCGTCGTCGGCATTGCGCACATGGGCGACGCCGCCTCGGTCGGACGCGTATTCGCGAAAGCACTTGGCTGGTTCGTCACCGCTTCGCTGATCTCGCTGCTGCTCGGTCTGTTGATGTCCAATCTGCTTAAACCCGGCGAGAATCTCGGGCTGCCGCTGCCCGACATCGGCGCGTCGGCGAACCTGGCCACCGCCAAGTTCACGCTCAAGGACTTCGTCGGTCACATGGTCCCCAGGTCCTTCGCCGAGTCGATGGCCAACAACGAAATCCTGCAGATCGTCGTGTTCTCGATGTTCTTCGGCGTCGCGCTCGCCGCGCTGGGCGAGAAGGGCAAGGTGCTCGTGGCCGCGATCGACCAGCTGTCGCACGTCATGCTCAAGATCACCGGTTACGTGATGAAGCTTGCGCCGCTGGCGGTGCTGGCGGCGATGGCCGCTACCGTGGCCGTCAACGGGCTGACCATCCTGTTGAAGTTCGCGGTTTTCATGGGCGACTTCTACCTCAGCCTTTTCCTGTTGTGGGCGGTGCTCACGGCGGCCGGCTTCGTGTTCCTCGGGCCGCGCGTGTTCAAGCTACTGGCGCTGATCAAGGAGGCATTCATGCTTTCCTTCGCGACCGCGAGTTCAGAGGCCGCCTATCCGAAGATCCTCGACGCGCTCGACCGTTTCGGCGTGAATCGCAAGATTTCCAGCTTCGTGATGCCAATGGGCTATTCGTTCAACCTCGACGGCTCGATGATGTATTGCACGTTCGCGACGCTATTCATCGCCCAGGCGTACAACATGCACCTGTCGCTGGGTACGCAGCTGACGATGCTGCTGATCCTGATGCTGACGTCCAAAGGAATGGCTGGCGTGCCGCGCGCTTCGCTGGTGGTGATCGCCGCCACGCTCAACCAGTTCGGCATCCCCGAGGCCGGCTTGCTGCTGATCCTGGGCGTGGATACGTTCCTCGACATGGGCCGTTCGGCGACGAACGCGGTGGGCAACTCGATCGCGAGCGCGGTGGTCGGCAAGTGGGAAGGGGAACTGCTGTCAGAAGCCGACGCCGAGGCCAACGCGGCGCGCATCGACGCCGAGCTTGGCGCGACGCTCGCCCATCCGGCAGAAAGCTGA
- a CDS encoding amino acid ABC transporter substrate-binding protein — translation MKTQRFWSMLAIAGLLVAGAAVRAQEDAQSSRPGPDNVAPVALTGTLSKVRESGTIALGYRESSVPFSYLNARNEPIGYSIELCKSLVSAIGDAVNRTLTIQWVPVTPENRIDAVVSGRVDLECGSTTSNVERQKRVAFSPIIFVAGTKVMVKKGSPIGSFRDLAGRKVAVTAGTTNEKALRDLDAKFRLGIQLQVVPDHAQGFAQVAEGKADAFATDDVLLYGLIAQHAGERGEFRVVGDYLSYDPYGIMFRKDDPQLAQVVRDTFQELAADGEIDRQYKRWFLRRLPSGTSLDLPMSRQLATIIQSMAGGEAQ, via the coding sequence ATGAAGACGCAGCGATTCTGGTCGATGCTGGCCATCGCGGGGCTGCTGGTTGCCGGTGCCGCAGTGCGGGCACAGGAGGACGCGCAGTCATCCCGCCCGGGTCCCGACAACGTTGCACCCGTCGCGCTGACGGGCACGCTGTCCAAGGTGCGGGAGTCGGGCACCATCGCGCTGGGCTACCGCGAGTCGTCGGTGCCGTTTTCGTATCTGAACGCGCGCAACGAGCCAATCGGCTATTCGATCGAGCTGTGCAAGTCACTCGTGTCGGCGATCGGGGACGCGGTCAACCGGACCCTGACCATCCAATGGGTGCCTGTCACGCCCGAGAACCGCATTGACGCGGTGGTCAGCGGCCGGGTCGATCTGGAGTGCGGCTCCACGACCAGCAACGTGGAGCGCCAGAAACGTGTGGCCTTCTCGCCGATCATTTTCGTGGCCGGCACCAAGGTGATGGTCAAGAAAGGCTCGCCAATCGGCTCGTTCCGCGACCTCGCTGGCAGGAAGGTCGCGGTGACGGCCGGCACCACGAACGAGAAGGCACTGCGCGATCTGGACGCGAAATTCAGGCTCGGGATTCAATTGCAGGTGGTGCCTGACCATGCGCAGGGCTTCGCGCAGGTGGCCGAGGGAAAGGCCGACGCCTTCGCCACCGACGACGTGCTGCTGTATGGCTTGATCGCCCAGCATGCCGGCGAGCGCGGCGAGTTCCGCGTTGTCGGCGATTATCTGTCCTATGACCCGTACGGCATCATGTTCCGCAAGGACGACCCGCAGCTCGCGCAAGTGGTGAGGGATACTTTCCAGGAGCTTGCGGCGGATGGAGAAATCGATCGCCAGTACAAGCGCTGGTTCTTGCGCCGCCTGCCGTCGGGCACCAGCCTCGACCTGCCGATGAGCAGGCAGCTCGCGACCATCATTCAGTCGATGGCCGGTGGCGAGGCGCAGTGA
- a CDS encoding SUMF1/EgtB/PvdO family nonheme iron enzyme, which yields MNRDPAPHHPLAERLIDARRVTDALFSVVKPEYLYDRPIRERHRIVFYIGHLEAFDRNLFDERLCPLPAFAPELDRLFAFGIDPVDGGFPTDQPSDWPSIDAVRDYANKARAQIDSRLAAYEFGRGGMATGSPEQLMHVAIEHRLMHAETLAYMLHQLPLEMKAAPPGVTSAAQYARNVEASPMVRVSAGVAVLGMKKEDGRFGWDNEFGEQRVQVEAFEIDRYMVSNAQFREFIDAGGYRNRAYWNDKDWAWKEAEGVAHPVTWSQNADGQWTLRTMFEDIALPPDWPVYVSHAEASAYARWAGKALPTEAQWQRAAQGVPNAPSGNYGFRSWDPQAVDASPDNVSAFGVEGQFGNGWEWTSSLFDALPGFEAFPFYLGYSANFYDGQHYVLKGGSARTAQCMIRPTFRNWFQPRYQHVYAGFRCVRV from the coding sequence ATGAACCGCGACCCCGCACCGCACCACCCGCTGGCCGAACGTCTCATCGACGCGCGCCGCGTGACCGACGCCCTGTTCTCGGTTGTCAAACCCGAATACCTCTATGACCGGCCGATCCGCGAGCGCCACCGGATCGTGTTCTACATCGGCCATCTCGAAGCCTTCGACCGCAATCTGTTCGACGAACGCCTGTGCCCGCTGCCCGCGTTCGCGCCGGAGCTCGACAGGCTGTTCGCGTTCGGCATCGATCCCGTCGACGGCGGCTTTCCAACCGATCAACCTTCCGATTGGCCTTCAATCGACGCCGTGCGCGACTATGCGAACAAGGCGCGGGCGCAGATCGACAGTCGTCTCGCCGCTTATGAATTCGGCCGCGGCGGCATGGCGACGGGCTCGCCCGAGCAGCTGATGCATGTCGCCATCGAACACCGGCTGATGCACGCGGAAACGCTCGCGTACATGCTGCATCAGTTGCCGCTGGAGATGAAGGCCGCGCCGCCGGGCGTAACGTCCGCCGCGCAATACGCGCGCAACGTCGAAGCGTCGCCGATGGTGCGCGTGTCGGCTGGCGTTGCCGTGCTCGGCATGAAGAAGGAAGATGGCCGCTTCGGCTGGGACAACGAATTCGGCGAGCAGCGCGTGCAGGTCGAAGCGTTCGAGATCGACCGCTATATGGTGAGCAACGCGCAATTCCGCGAGTTCATCGACGCAGGCGGCTATCGCAATCGCGCTTACTGGAACGACAAGGACTGGGCGTGGAAGGAAGCCGAGGGCGTCGCGCATCCCGTGACGTGGTCGCAGAATGCTGACGGCCAGTGGACCTTGCGCACGATGTTCGAAGATATCGCGCTGCCGCCCGATTGGCCCGTCTACGTGAGCCATGCGGAAGCGAGCGCGTACGCGCGCTGGGCCGGCAAGGCGCTGCCCACGGAAGCACAGTGGCAGCGCGCTGCGCAAGGCGTGCCGAATGCACCATCGGGCAACTACGGTTTCCGCAGCTGGGACCCGCAAGCCGTCGATGCGTCGCCGGACAATGTCAGCGCGTTTGGCGTCGAAGGCCAGTTCGGCAATGGGTGGGAATGGACATCGTCGTTATTTGACGCACTGCCGGGCTTCGAGGCGTTTCCGTTCTATCTCGGCTACTCGGCCAATTTCTACGACGGACAGCATTACGTGCTGAAGGGCGGGTCGGCGCGCACCGCGCAATGCATGATCCGGCCGACGTTCCGCAACTGGTTTCAGCCGCGGTATCAGCATGTGTATGCGGGGTTCAGGTGTGTGAGGGTTTGA
- a CDS encoding CBS domain-containing protein — MASVAQFLRSKDSQTVWSTHASASVYDAIAIMAHRQVGALIVANEGRLAGIVTERDYARKIVLMDRSSRNTPVRDIMSTEVRHVGPQHTTDECMALMTEHRIRYLPVITAGQVIGMVSIGDLIKNLITEQEHTIRQLEHYIHGNSFHVGHNGAQAQQPRV; from the coding sequence ATGGCATCGGTTGCGCAATTTCTTCGTTCAAAAGATTCTCAGACAGTGTGGTCCACCCACGCGTCCGCATCCGTCTACGACGCGATCGCGATCATGGCGCACCGGCAGGTGGGAGCACTGATCGTCGCAAACGAAGGACGCCTGGCCGGTATCGTCACGGAGCGGGATTACGCGAGGAAAATCGTTCTGATGGACCGCTCATCAAGGAATACGCCGGTGCGCGACATCATGTCGACAGAGGTGCGCCATGTCGGCCCTCAGCACACAACCGACGAATGCATGGCGCTCATGACGGAGCACCGGATACGTTATCTGCCCGTGATTACGGCGGGGCAGGTGATCGGAATGGTGTCGATCGGCGACCTGATCAAGAACCTGATTACCGAGCAGGAACACACGATCCGGCAACTGGAGCACTACATCCACGGCAACAGTTTTCACGTCGGCCATAACGGAGCGCAGGCTCAACAGCCGCGAGTCTGA